A single region of the Cucumis melo cultivar AY chromosome 3, USDA_Cmelo_AY_1.0, whole genome shotgun sequence genome encodes:
- the LOC103488461 gene encoding cytochrome P450 78A5, which yields MSSHTLLLHFPISISQSLDALLLSLLLLSLFTFFLHPGGFAWAISKCKTTASSAIPGPSGLPFIGLLHIFTLSTPHKSLSALANRFKAYPLMAFSVGLTRFVISSHPDVAKEILNSPSFADRPVKESAYELLFHRAMGFAPYGEYWRNLRRISATYMFSPKRIAGFQGFRKEVGFKMVREIEKSMVLKGDVRVKEILHFGSLNNVMMTVFGKCYEFCNDERDGLELEELVKEGYDLLGIFNWSDHFPLLGFLDLQGVRKRCRCLASKVNVFVGKIIEEHRMKREIKEFHQEEQEHNKDFVDVLLDLEKDDKLSDSDMIAVLWEMIFRGTDTVAILLEWILARMVIHPEIQTKAQNEIDSVIGKKWRAISDDDIQKLPYLQAIVKECLRMHPPGPLLSWARLAVADVHVDGRVIPAGTTAMVNMWAITHDEKVWKDAEKFDPNRFMEEEVSVMGSDLRLAPFGAGRRVCPGKAMGLATVHLWLAQLLQAYKWMPCSDESTNGVDLSECLKLSMEMKTPLVCRAVPRPAW from the exons ATGTCATCACACACCTTACTTCTCCATTTCCCCATTTCCATTTCCCAAAGCCTCGATGCTCTTCTCCTTTCCCTTCTCCTCCTCTCCCTTTTCACCTTCTTCCTCCACCCCGGGGGCTTCGCTTGGGCCATTTCCAAGTGCAAAACCACCGCTTCCTCCGCCATCCCCGGCCCTTCCGGCCTCCCATTCATCGGCCTTCTCCACATCTTCACTCTCTCTACTCCTCACAAATCCCTCTCTGCTCTCGCCAATCGATTTAAAGCGTACCCTTTAATGGCTTTCTCTGTTGGCTTAACTCGGTTTGTGATTTCTAGTCATCCCGACGTTGCTAAAGAGATTCTTAATAGCCCTTCCTTTGCTGATAGACCTGTGAAAGAGTCTGCTTATGAACTGCTTTTTCACAGAGCAATGGGGTTTGCTCCTTATGGTGAGTATTGGAGGAATTTGAGAAGGATTTCTGCTACTTACATGTTTAGTCCTAAGAGAATAGCTGGGTTTCAAGGGTTTAGGAAAGAAGTTGGGTTTAAAATGGTGAGGGAAATTGAGAAATCCATGGTTTTAAAAGGGGATGTTAGAGTTAAGGAGATTCTTCATTTTGGGTCTTTGAATAATGTGATGATGACTGTTTTTGGGAAATGTTATGAGTTTTGTAACGACGAGAGAGATGGGCTTGAGCTAGAGGAGTTGGTTAAAGAAGGGTATGATTTACTTGGTATTTTTAATTGGAGTGATCACTTTCCTTTGTTGGGGTTCTTGGATTTACAAGGTGTGAGGAAAAGATGTAGATGTTTGGCTTCTAAGGTTAATGTATTTGTGGGGAAAATCATCGAGGAACATAGAATGAAGAGGGAAATCAAGGAATTTCATCAAGAAGAACAAGAACATAATAAAGATTTTGTTGATGTTCTGCTTGATTTGGAGAAAGATGACAAACTCTCAGATTCTGATATGATTGCTGTTCTTTGG GAAATGATATTTAGAGGAACTGACACAGTAGCCATACTTCTAGAATGGATTTTAGCAAGAATGGTAATACATCCAGAAATCCAAACCAAAGCACAAAACGAAATTGATTCAGTAATAGGCAAGAAATGGAGAGCCATTTCAGATGATGATATTCAAAAGCTTCCATATCTTCAAGCTATTGTGAAGGAATGTTTAAGAATGCACCCACCAGGGCCACTTCTATCATGGGCAAGACTAGCGGTAGCGGACGTACACGTTGACGGGAGGGTTATACCGGCCGGGACGACGGCAATGGTGAACATGTGGGCAATAACACATGATGAGAAGGTATGGAAAGATGCAGAGAAATTTGATCCAAACAGATTCATGGAAGAAGAAGTTAGTGTTATGGGAAGTGATTTGAGATTGGCCCCATTTGGGGCAGGGAGAAGAGTTTGTCCTGGAAAAGCAATGGGATTGGCTACTGTCCATCTCTGGTTGGCTCAGTTGCTTCAAGCTTACAAATGGATGCCTTGTTCTGATGAATCCACTAATGGTGTTGACTTGTCAGAGTGTCTTAAACTCTCAATGGAAATGAAAACTCCATTGGTTTGCAGAGCTGTTCCTAGGCCTGCTTGGTGA